In Oryzias latipes chromosome 15, ASM223467v1, the following proteins share a genomic window:
- the LOC101173165 gene encoding AP-3 complex subunit mu-1 — translation MIDSLFLINHSGDIFLEKHWKSVISRSVCDYFFEAKEKAVDPENVAPVLQTPHHYLISIYRDKIFFLSAIQTEVPPLFVIEFLHRVGDTFLDYFGECSETVIKDNVVIVYELLEEMLDNGFPLATESNVLKEMIKPPNILRSVVNTLTGGSNVGNTLPTGQLSNVPWRRAGVKYTNNEAYFDVIEEIDAILDKSGTTVFAEIQGVIEACVRLTGMPDLTLSFMNPRLLDDVSFHPCVRFKRWESERVLSFIPPDGNFTLMSYQVSSQNLVAIPVYVKQNISFLEAGSCGRLDITIGPKQTMGKTVEGLMVTVHMPKAVLTVNLTATQGTHTYDLATKVLVWDIGKLNPQKLPNLRGSLSMQPGAPKPEENPSLNIDLKIQQLAISGLKVSRLDMYGEKYKPFKGVKYLTKAGKFQVRT, via the exons ATGATCGACAGTCTGTTCCTGATTAACCACTCAGGAGACATTTTCCTGGAGAAACACTGGAAGAGTGTTATCAGCCGGAGTGTTTGTGATTACTTTTTCGAAGCTAAGGAAAAAGCAGTAGACCCAGAAAATGTGGCCCCTGTCCTGCAGACCCCACACCACTATCTCATCAGTATATACAGGGACAAGATCTTCTTCCTGTCTGCCATCCAGACTGAAGTGCCTCCACTTTTTGTCATCGAGTTCCTGCACAGAGTTGGAGATACATTCTTG gattaCTTTGGAGAATGTTCAGAAACTGTAATCAAGGATAATGTAGTGATTGTTTACgagctattggaggagatgctCGACAACGGATTTCCGCTCGCCACCGAGTCCAATGTCCTCAAGGAGATGATAAAGCCTCCCAACATTCTGCGGTCAGTCGTCAATACACTAACAG gaGGTAGCAATGTTGGAAACACTTTGCCAACAGGTCAGCTGTCTAATGTTCCATGGAGAAGGGCTGGTGTCAAGTACACAAACAATGAGGCATATTTTGATGTGATCGAAGAAATTGATGCAATTCTCGATAAATCAG GGACAACAGTATTTGCAGAGATCCAGGGGGTCATTGAAGCTTGTGTGAGGCTTACCGGGATGCCGGATCTCACTTTGTCCTTCATG AATCCTCGTCTCCTGGATGATGTGAGCTTTCATCCCTGCGTGAGGTTCAAACGCTGGGAGTCGGAACGGGTTTTGTCTTTCATCCCTCCAGATGGAAACTTCACTCTCATGTCATATCAAGTCAGCTCTCAGAA TCTTGTTGCCATCCCGGTGTATGTAAAGCAGAACATCAGTTTCTTGGAGGCTGGATCTTGTGGTCGTCTGGATATCACCATCGGGCCCAAGCAGACCATGGGGAAAACGGTGGAGGGCTTGATGGTCACAGTCCACATGCCTAAAGCTGTGCTCACTGTTAACCTCACAGCCACACAGGGGACCCACACTTACGATCTTGCCACTAAG gtGCTGGTCTGGGATATTGGAAAACTAAACCCCCAGAAGCTCCCAAATTTACGAGGGAGTCTGAGTATGCAGCCCGGGGCCCCAAAACCTGAAGAGAACCCCTCACTCAACATTGACCTGAAGATACAGCAGCTGGCCATATCAG GTCTGAAAGTGAGCCGTCTGGATATGTACGGGGAGAAGTACAAACCCTTTAAAGGGGTCAAATACTTGACTAAAGCAGGAAAATTTCAGGTGCGGACTTAA
- the LOC101173649 gene encoding dual specificity phosphatase DUPD1 isoform X1, with protein sequence MSSCVEKSRGRNPYAAVQVDPDSDYITPGTLDLEQLFWSGPTAQYAHVNQVWPRIYLGDEKTALERPALKDLGITHVLNAAVGKWNNVLTGADYYTGMNIRYLGVEADDKPTFNISQYFSQAAEFIHEALIHPQNMVLVHCVMGRSRSATLVLAYLMIKEHLSVVDAVEHVRQRRCILPNHGFLKQLRALDIALQEEKLRLKRKDE encoded by the exons ATGTCCTCCTGTGTGGAAAAGTCCAGAGGTAGGAATCCGTATGCAGCGGTACAGGTGGACCCGGACAGTGACTACATCACACCAGGAACTCTAGACTTGGAGCAGCTTTTCTGGTCTGGACCCACAGCTCAGTATGCACACGTCAACCAGGTGTGGCCGAGAATTTACCTTGGCGACGA gaaaacagctttGGAGAGGCCTGCTTTGAAGGATCTGGGAATTACACATGTCCTCAATGCGGCAGTAGGAAAGTGGAACAACGTGCTGACTGGTGCAGATTACTACACTGGCATGAACATTCGGTACTTGGGTGTTGAAGCTGATGACAAACCCACTTTTAACATTTCTCAGTACTTCAGTCAAGCTGCAGAATTTATTCACGAGGCCCTCATCCACCCACAGA ACATGGTTCTGGTGCACTGTGTGATGGGTCGGAGCCGGTCGGCAACTTTAGTTTTGGCGTATTTGATGATAAAGGAACATTTATCCGTTGTGGATGCTGTGGAGCATGTACGACAGCGCCGCTGTATCCTGCCCAATCATGGTTTCCTGAAACAGCTCAGGGCTTTGGACATCGCCCTGCAGGAGGAGAAGCTGAGACTGAAAAGGAAAGATGAATGA
- the LOC101167476 gene encoding dual specificity protein phosphatase 13-like encodes MSLRDPPYEAPSVSELQEFLLADRRPTGHVNQVWPNLYIGNEVAARDKSLLHSLGITHIVNAAHGRSKPTPGPCFHVNTGPLFYRDMTVDYYGVEAVDAVEFILSPFFYPTARYIRAALSTGGKSHLETQRRNWFEHILVFGLPQAGLL; translated from the exons ATGTCTCTAAGGGATCCTCCATACGAAGCTCCGTCTGTCTCAGAGTTGCAGGAGTTTCTGTTGGCAGACAGGCGACCAACTGGCCATGTCAATCAAGTCTGGCCCAACCTCTACATAGGCAACGA AGTGGCAGCTCGTGACAAGAGTCTTCTGCACAGTCTGGGCATAACTCACATAGTAAACGCCGCTCATGGACGCTCCAAGCCGACCCCTGGCCCCTGTTTTCACGTGAACACTGGCCCGCTGTTCTACAGAGATATGACAGTGGATTATTATGGGGTGGAGGCTGTGGATGCTGTGGAGTTCATCCTCAGTCCTTTTTTCTACCCAACAGCACGATACATCAGAGCTGCACTCTCCACAGGAGGCAAGTCACATTTGGAAACTCAGAGGAGAAATTGGTTTGAGCATATTCTCGTGTTTGGGTTGCCACAAGCAGGGTTACTGTAA
- the LOC101173404 gene encoding adenosine kinase isoform X3 has protein sequence MGNPLLDICAVVDKDFLDKYTLKPNDQILAEDKHKALFEELVKKFKVEYHAGGATQNSIKVAQWMIQKPHNVGTFFGCIGKDKFGDILKQKAEEAHIDAHYYEQEEEPTGTCAACITGDNRSLVANLAAANCYKKEKHLDLEENWELVEKAKVFYIAGFFLTVSVESILKVAKHASETNKLFCLNLSAPFICQFFKDNLMKVFPYVDVLFGNETEAAAFAKEQDFETKDIKEIAKKAQALPKVNTKRQRVVVLTQGKDVTVMAQGDKVETFPVVKIDPKDIVDTNGAGDAFVGGFLSGLVQEKSLDQCVKAGHYSANVIIKRAGCTFPEKPDFK, from the exons ATGGGAAACCCCCTGTTGGACATTTGTGCTGTCGTAGACAAAGACTTCTTGGACAA GTACACTCTGAAGCCCAACGATCAGATTCTGGCCGAGGACAAGCACAAAGCCCT aTTTGAGGAGCTGGTCAAGAAGTTTAAAGTCGAGTATCATGCGGGAGGAGCCACCCAGAACTCGATCAAGGTCGCTCAG TGGATGATCCAAAAGCCTCACAATGTGGGGACCTTCTTTGGCTGCATCGGCAAAGATAAGTTTGGGGACATCCTGAAGCAGAAGGCAGAAGAGGCCCACATTGATGCCCACTACTatgagcaggaggaagagcccACAGGAACATGTGCTGCTTGCATCACCGGCGATAACAG GTCTCTGGTTGCAAACCTAGCTGCTGCTAACTGTTATAAGAAGGAGAAGCATCTAGATTTGGAGGAAAACTGGGAGTTGGTGGAAAAAGCGAAGGTCTTTTACATTGCT GGCTTCTTCCTGACTGTGTCCGTAGAGTCCATCCTGAAAGTGGCAAAACACGCTTCAGAAACCAACAAATTATTTTGCTTGAATCTGTCCGCACCGTTCATCTGCCAGTTCTTCAAGGACAACCTCATGAAAGTTTTCCCCTATGTGGATGTGCTCTTTGGCAACGAGACG GAGGCAGCAGCGTTTGCTAAGGAGCAGGACTTTGAG ACCAAAGACATTAAGGAGATTGCCAAGAAAGCTCAGGCTCTACCAAAAGTCAACACAAAGAGGCAAAGGGTTGTGGTGCTGACCCAGGGGAAGGATGTGACTGTGATGGCTCAAG GGGACAAGGTTGAGACCTTCCCTGTAGTTAAGATTGACCCCAAGGACATCGTGGACACCAATGGTGCCGGAGATGCCTTTGTGGGAG GTTTCCTATCCGGGCTTGTTCAGGAGAAATCTCTGGATCAGTGCGTGAAGGCAGGACATTATTCTGCTAATGTTATCATCAAACGAGCCGGCTGCACATTTCCAGAAAAGCCGGACTTCAAGTGA
- the LOC101173649 gene encoding dual specificity phosphatase DUPD1 isoform X2 produces MSSCVEKSRGRNPYAAVQVDPDSDYITPGTLDLEQLFWSGPTAQYAHVNQVWPRIYLGDEKTALERPALKDLGITHVLNAAVGKWNNVLTVLQSSCRIYSRGPHPPTEHGSGALCDGSEPVGNFSFGVFDDKGTFIRCGCCGACTTAPLYPAQSWFPETAQGFGHRPAGGEAETEKER; encoded by the exons ATGTCCTCCTGTGTGGAAAAGTCCAGAGGTAGGAATCCGTATGCAGCGGTACAGGTGGACCCGGACAGTGACTACATCACACCAGGAACTCTAGACTTGGAGCAGCTTTTCTGGTCTGGACCCACAGCTCAGTATGCACACGTCAACCAGGTGTGGCCGAGAATTTACCTTGGCGACGA gaaaacagctttGGAGAGGCCTGCTTTGAAGGATCTGGGAATTACACATGTCCTCAATGCGGCAGTAGGAAAGTGGAACAACGTGCTGACTG TACTTCAGTCAAGCTGCAGAATTTATTCACGAGGCCCTCATCCACCCACAGA ACATGGTTCTGGTGCACTGTGTGATGGGTCGGAGCCGGTCGGCAACTTTAGTTTTGGCGTATTTGATGATAAAGGAACATTTATCCGTTGTGGATGCTGTGGAGCATGTACGACAGCGCCGCTGTATCCTGCCCAATCATGGTTTCCTGAAACAGCTCAGGGCTTTGGACATCGCCCTGCAGGAGGAGAAGCTGAGACTGAAAAGGAAAGATGA
- the LOC101173404 gene encoding adenosine kinase isoform X1: MASDEPKAKKIKLADVEEKEKKADSPTKETLSELSPNSLFGMGNPLLDICAVVDKDFLDKYTLKPNDQILAEDKHKALFEELVKKFKVEYHAGGATQNSIKVAQWMIQKPHNVGTFFGCIGKDKFGDILKQKAEEAHIDAHYYEQEEEPTGTCAACITGDNRSLVANLAAANCYKKEKHLDLEENWELVEKAKVFYIAGFFLTVSVESILKVAKHASETNKLFCLNLSAPFICQFFKDNLMKVFPYVDVLFGNETEAAAFAKEQDFETKDIKEIAKKAQALPKVNTKRQRVVVLTQGKDVTVMAQGDKVETFPVVKIDPKDIVDTNGAGDAFVGGFLSGLVQEKSLDQCVKAGHYSANVIIKRAGCTFPEKPDFK; this comes from the exons ATGGCGTCCGATGAACCCAAAGCTAAAAAGATTAAACTTGCAGATGTTGAAGAGAAGGAGAAGAAGGCAGACTCTCCGACCAAAGAGACTCTCTCCGAACTAAG CCCTAATTCACTTTTTGGGATGGGAAACCCCCTGTTGGACATTTGTGCTGTCGTAGACAAAGACTTCTTGGACAA GTACACTCTGAAGCCCAACGATCAGATTCTGGCCGAGGACAAGCACAAAGCCCT aTTTGAGGAGCTGGTCAAGAAGTTTAAAGTCGAGTATCATGCGGGAGGAGCCACCCAGAACTCGATCAAGGTCGCTCAG TGGATGATCCAAAAGCCTCACAATGTGGGGACCTTCTTTGGCTGCATCGGCAAAGATAAGTTTGGGGACATCCTGAAGCAGAAGGCAGAAGAGGCCCACATTGATGCCCACTACTatgagcaggaggaagagcccACAGGAACATGTGCTGCTTGCATCACCGGCGATAACAG GTCTCTGGTTGCAAACCTAGCTGCTGCTAACTGTTATAAGAAGGAGAAGCATCTAGATTTGGAGGAAAACTGGGAGTTGGTGGAAAAAGCGAAGGTCTTTTACATTGCT GGCTTCTTCCTGACTGTGTCCGTAGAGTCCATCCTGAAAGTGGCAAAACACGCTTCAGAAACCAACAAATTATTTTGCTTGAATCTGTCCGCACCGTTCATCTGCCAGTTCTTCAAGGACAACCTCATGAAAGTTTTCCCCTATGTGGATGTGCTCTTTGGCAACGAGACG GAGGCAGCAGCGTTTGCTAAGGAGCAGGACTTTGAG ACCAAAGACATTAAGGAGATTGCCAAGAAAGCTCAGGCTCTACCAAAAGTCAACACAAAGAGGCAAAGGGTTGTGGTGCTGACCCAGGGGAAGGATGTGACTGTGATGGCTCAAG GGGACAAGGTTGAGACCTTCCCTGTAGTTAAGATTGACCCCAAGGACATCGTGGACACCAATGGTGCCGGAGATGCCTTTGTGGGAG GTTTCCTATCCGGGCTTGTTCAGGAGAAATCTCTGGATCAGTGCGTGAAGGCAGGACATTATTCTGCTAATGTTATCATCAAACGAGCCGGCTGCACATTTCCAGAAAAGCCGGACTTCAAGTGA
- the LOC101173884 gene encoding dual specificity protein phosphatase 13 isoform X2, with translation MSGSKQQHDLLLIKELELILDSCKLELTAVDEIWPSLFLGNVAAAQNKKILRDLSITHVLNAAHSKQGSIGDQSFYGSACVYFGIPAEDSDHFDLSQYFKVAADFIHKGLQSKEGRVLVHCIMGVSRSATLILAYLMLKERLTLRDALRQVVQKRAIYPNRNFLSLLLKLDEQLERKRRLCPLL, from the exons ATGTCAGGGAGCAAACAGCAACACGACCTGCTGCTCATTAAGGAGCTGGAGCTCATTTTGGATTCCTGCAAGCTGGAGCTCACAGCAGTGGATGAAATCTGGCCCAGCTTGTTCCTAGGAAATGT GGCTGCTGCACAGAACAAAAAGATATTACGTGATCTCAGCATCACTCATGTGCTGAACGCAGCGCACTCCAAGCAGGGCAGCATCGGTGACCAGAGCTTTTATGGAAGCGCATGTGTTTACTTTGGTATCCCAGCAGAGGATTCGGATCATTTTGACCTGAGTCAGTATTTCAAAGTTGCTGCTGACTTCATACATAAAGGCCTGCAGAGTAAGGAAG GAAGAGTGCTGGTGCACTGCATCATGGGTGTGAGTCGATCGGCCACGCTGATCCTGGCGTACCTCATGTTAAAAGAGCGACTCACCTTGAGGGATGCTCTAAGGCAGGTCGTCCAGAAACGAGCCATTTATCCAAACCGGAATTTCCTGTCTCTTCTTCTCAAGCTGGATGAACAGctagaaagaaaaaggagactGTGCCCGCTTCTTTGA
- the LOC101173404 gene encoding adenosine kinase isoform X2 encodes MSSVSPNSLFGMGNPLLDICAVVDKDFLDKYTLKPNDQILAEDKHKALFEELVKKFKVEYHAGGATQNSIKVAQWMIQKPHNVGTFFGCIGKDKFGDILKQKAEEAHIDAHYYEQEEEPTGTCAACITGDNRSLVANLAAANCYKKEKHLDLEENWELVEKAKVFYIAGFFLTVSVESILKVAKHASETNKLFCLNLSAPFICQFFKDNLMKVFPYVDVLFGNETEAAAFAKEQDFETKDIKEIAKKAQALPKVNTKRQRVVVLTQGKDVTVMAQGDKVETFPVVKIDPKDIVDTNGAGDAFVGGFLSGLVQEKSLDQCVKAGHYSANVIIKRAGCTFPEKPDFK; translated from the exons ATGTCCTCTGTCAG CCCTAATTCACTTTTTGGGATGGGAAACCCCCTGTTGGACATTTGTGCTGTCGTAGACAAAGACTTCTTGGACAA GTACACTCTGAAGCCCAACGATCAGATTCTGGCCGAGGACAAGCACAAAGCCCT aTTTGAGGAGCTGGTCAAGAAGTTTAAAGTCGAGTATCATGCGGGAGGAGCCACCCAGAACTCGATCAAGGTCGCTCAG TGGATGATCCAAAAGCCTCACAATGTGGGGACCTTCTTTGGCTGCATCGGCAAAGATAAGTTTGGGGACATCCTGAAGCAGAAGGCAGAAGAGGCCCACATTGATGCCCACTACTatgagcaggaggaagagcccACAGGAACATGTGCTGCTTGCATCACCGGCGATAACAG GTCTCTGGTTGCAAACCTAGCTGCTGCTAACTGTTATAAGAAGGAGAAGCATCTAGATTTGGAGGAAAACTGGGAGTTGGTGGAAAAAGCGAAGGTCTTTTACATTGCT GGCTTCTTCCTGACTGTGTCCGTAGAGTCCATCCTGAAAGTGGCAAAACACGCTTCAGAAACCAACAAATTATTTTGCTTGAATCTGTCCGCACCGTTCATCTGCCAGTTCTTCAAGGACAACCTCATGAAAGTTTTCCCCTATGTGGATGTGCTCTTTGGCAACGAGACG GAGGCAGCAGCGTTTGCTAAGGAGCAGGACTTTGAG ACCAAAGACATTAAGGAGATTGCCAAGAAAGCTCAGGCTCTACCAAAAGTCAACACAAAGAGGCAAAGGGTTGTGGTGCTGACCCAGGGGAAGGATGTGACTGTGATGGCTCAAG GGGACAAGGTTGAGACCTTCCCTGTAGTTAAGATTGACCCCAAGGACATCGTGGACACCAATGGTGCCGGAGATGCCTTTGTGGGAG GTTTCCTATCCGGGCTTGTTCAGGAGAAATCTCTGGATCAGTGCGTGAAGGCAGGACATTATTCTGCTAATGTTATCATCAAACGAGCCGGCTGCACATTTCCAGAAAAGCCGGACTTCAAGTGA